In the genome of Tissierella sp., the window TATTTAAATCTACTCCCACAGTATTTACACAATCCTCTACTACTCCTGTAAGGGCTTCATCTAGCTTTCCTTGGTTTAAATCATGTTGGTATTGACCTACACCAATATGTCTTGGTTCTATCTTTACAAGCTCCGCCAGAGGGTCCTGAAGCCTTCTTCCAATGGATACTGCTCCTCTTATGGTAACATCTAAATCTGGAAATTCTTTTATACCTACTTCTGACGCAGAATAAATAGATGCTCCTGATTCACTTACGATTATATAGGATATTTCCTTATCTATTTCCTTTAGCATTTCAGCTACTACCATTTCAGTTTCTCTAGAAGCTGTACCATTTCCAATGGAGATTATATTCACATCATATTTATTGATAAATTCCTTTAATTTGACTTTTGTTGCTTCCACCTTATTTTGAGGTTCTGTAGGATATACTGTTGTATAATCTAGTACCTTTCCTGTTTCATCCACAACAGCTACTTTACATCCTGTTCTAAAACCTGGATCTATTGCCATTACATTTTTACCTTTAATAGGTGGTTGCATAAGCAATGGATTTAAATTAATAGCAAAAACCTTAATAGCCTCTTCTTCAGCTCTTTCTGTTAAATTATTTCTTACTTCCCTCTCTATGGAAGGAAATAAAAGTCTCTTATAGCTGTCCTCAACTGATTTTTCAAGATAGAATGCAGTAAAATGATTTTTATCTTTTATTAGCCTATATCCTAATCTATTGACGATTTCTTCATCTTGTACATCAAAGGATACCTTTAATTTCTTATCCTTCTCTCCACGATTTATTGCCAAGACTCTATGATTTGCTATGGTCTTTATTGGCTCCTTGTAATCATAGTACATCTCATATACTGTTTTTTCTTCTTTATCTACTGCCACTACAAGGATAATTCCTTTATCAAAAACAATCTTTCTGGCCATATCCCTATTATCTGGGTCATCAGATACAATTTCAGCGATTATATCCATAGCACCCGCTAATGCTTCTTCTTCATTATTTACGCCTTTTTCCTCGTCTATAAAACTAAGTAGAAATTTATTGAATTCTTCTTTATCTAAGGATTGATTCAAGATTACTTCAGCTAGAGGCTCTAAGCCCTTTTCCTTTGCAATAGTTGCTCTAGTCCTTCTCTTTGGTCTAAATGGTCTATATAGGTCATCAATTCTTTGAAGGGTTTGTGACTCTAGGATTTCCTTTCTTAATTCCTCCGTCAACTTGCCTTGTTCATCTATTAGCCTAATAACTTCTTCTTTTCTAGCTTCTAGATTTCTTAGGTAAGTTAGCCTATTGGATAGATCCCTAATAACAATATCCTGCAGCTCTCCAGTTTGCTCCTTCCTATACCTAGCTATAAATGGAATAGTATTCCCTTCATCTAATAGCTCTACAGTGTTCTTAACTTGAGAAGGTTTTAGTTTAAATTCCTCCGTAAGTACTTTTAAAATATCCATTTTCATCTTCCCTTCTGATTAATTTCCTTTATTCCATATCTCAAAAAAGCCCTTTTTTTATGAAAGGGCTTTTTGCTTTAGGTATTCGTTTATAAATATGTCTATATCCCCATCCATTACTCCATATACATCCCCTACTTCAGCATTGGTTCTATGATCTTTTACCATGCTATATGGATGAAAAACATAGGATCTAATTTGAGATCCCCACCCTATTTGACTATAGCTGCCTTGTAAGTCCTCAATCTTTTCTTTTTGCTCTTCTTCTTTTATTTGAACTAATTTGGCTTTTAACATATTCATAGCTGTTTGTCTATTACTCAGCTGGGATCTTTCATTTTGACATTGCACTACTACTCCAGTAGGCAAATGTGTAATCCTCACTGCGGAGTCCGTAGTGTTGACATGCTGACCTCCAGCTCCACCTGATCTATAGGTGTCTATTTTTAAATCTGATGGATTTATTTCTATATTATCATTATCATCTAGCTCTGGATATACATCTATACTAGCAAAGGAAGTATGCCTTTTCCCTGCAGAATCAAAGGGTGAAATACGAACGAGTCTGTGCACACCTTTTTCCGATTTTAAATATCCATAGGCATTATACCCTTTAATTAATAATGTTACAGCTTTTATTCCACCTTCAGTATCAGCTATAAGGTCTAGAGTCTCTACTTGAAAAGCTCTTTGGTCTGACCATCTTCTATAAAGTCTAAGAAGCATTTCAGCCCAATCTTGAGCCTCCAATCCTCCTGCACCAGAATGTATGGAAAGAATAGCGTTGTTTTTATCAAACTCTCCTGATAACAAAGTACTTAGTTTAAAATCATCTGCAGTAATAGTAATCTTTTTAAGTCCTTCTTCTATCTCTTTATACATATCATAGGCTTCTTCTTCTAATACTAAATCCATTAAAGCTTCTAAATCTTCTATTCCACTAATTAAATCATCGTATTCTTTGATTTGATTTTTTAGAGCTTTAATTTCTTGCATTACTTTTTGGGCTTTATCTACATCTTTCCAAAAATCTTCTTCATAGGATTGTCTTTCAAAATGAACTACATCTTCCCTAAGACCTTCTATGTCAAAGTGAAACACCCAATTCTTCCACCATAACTCTTATTTCATGAAGTTTTTCCTTATCTAAATAAATATCTTCCACTTAATCACTCCTGCCCGCAGCATTTCTTATATTTCTTACCACTACCACATGGACAAGGGTCATTTCTGCCTACTTTTTTCTCCTTATTCACTATGGTTTTAGTTATTTCATCTGCATTTGTAGCTAATGGTTCTGCTACTCTTTTCCTTTGAATCTTATCTGGGTTTTCCACTTGATATAAGTATTTTACAGTATCTTCC includes:
- a CDS encoding Tex family protein, with the protein product MDILKVLTEEFKLKPSQVKNTVELLDEGNTIPFIARYRKEQTGELQDIVIRDLSNRLTYLRNLEARKEEVIRLIDEQGKLTEELRKEILESQTLQRIDDLYRPFRPKRRTRATIAKEKGLEPLAEVILNQSLDKEEFNKFLLSFIDEEKGVNNEEEALAGAMDIIAEIVSDDPDNRDMARKIVFDKGIILVVAVDKEEKTVYEMYYDYKEPIKTIANHRVLAINRGEKDKKLKVSFDVQDEEIVNRLGYRLIKDKNHFTAFYLEKSVEDSYKRLLFPSIEREVRNNLTERAEEEAIKVFAINLNPLLMQPPIKGKNVMAIDPGFRTGCKVAVVDETGKVLDYTTVYPTEPQNKVEATKVKLKEFINKYDVNIISIGNGTASRETEMVVAEMLKEIDKEISYIIVSESGASIYSASEVGIKEFPDLDVTIRGAVSIGRRLQDPLAELVKIEPRHIGVGQYQHDLNQGKLDEALTGVVEDCVNTVGVDLNTASPSLLKYVSGISTKVANSIISAREEKGKFANRKELLKVKGLGEKTYIQCAGFLRIPGGNNPLDNTGVHPESYEVAEKLLKMDYTTVDMEKISDELDVGVPTLQDIIKELEKPGRDPRDEMPKPILRQDVLKIEDLQPEMVLNGTIRNVVDFGAFVDIGVKEDGLVHISHLSEKFVKHPKDVVKVGDIVKVKILEVNLEKGRISLTMKGI
- the prfB gene encoding peptide chain release factor 2 (programmed frameshift), whose amino-acid sequence is MEDIYLDKEKLHEIRVMVEELGVSLDIEGLREDVVHFERQSYEEDFWKDVDKAQKVMQEIKALKNQIKEYDDLISGIEDLEALMDLVLEEEAYDMYKEIEEGLKKITITADDFKLSTLLSGEFDKNNAILSIHSGAGGLEAQDWAEMLLRLYRRWSDQRAFQVETLDLIADTEGGIKAVTLLIKGYNAYGYLKSEKGVHRLVRISPFDSAGKRHTSFASIDVYPELDDNDNIEINPSDLKIDTYRSGGAGGQHVNTTDSAVRITHLPTGVVVQCQNERSQLSNRQTAMNMLKAKLVQIKEEEQKEKIEDLQGSYSQIGWGSQIRSYVFHPYSMVKDHRTNAEVGDVYGVMDGDIDIFINEYLKQKALS